Proteins from a genomic interval of Corythoichthys intestinalis isolate RoL2023-P3 chromosome 3, ASM3026506v1, whole genome shotgun sequence:
- the LOC130912778 gene encoding solute carrier family 2, facilitated glucose transporter member 11-like isoform X1 — translation MSRENWDNDYEYTPLLIKEPKETKQALKIPNINLLMAMFAACIGGTFQYGYNVSVINAPTKYVQDFINQTWIERYQIHVSSGVLTLMWSTIVSVFTLGGLIGVSVGGTLSIKLGRKGTLLVNNVLAMLAAMTMGLSYPTGLYELLIIGRLLIGLNAGIGLCVQPLYLVEIAPTSIRGFMGMGTSFFVTGGILTGQVMGLNELLGREEYWPILLSTTCIPAVLQLIFLPWFPESPRFLLIDRGDYEGCRKALRQLHSAADFDGEMEDMEKEKNNLDKEGLKAKKPWELFADRSIRWQLLTIVLLNSAQQLNGINAIYFYADYVFAQAGIPNEKIPYATVGTGACECITALTCGLLIEQLGRKVLITGGYTLMTICCILFTLTITFQDVSPLFPYLSMACVFAFILSFGLGPGGVTNILTMELFTQNARPAAYMIAGSMNWISFFFIGMVFPFIVIGLGQYCFLVFMAICTLVALYIFFIIPETKNKTFLEIQNEFKSGEKKMKMAHGTDGSGMTLLATSM, via the exons ATGTCGAGAGAAAATTGGGACAATGACTATGAATATACCCCTTTGTTAATTAAAGAACCCAAGGAAACAAAGCAGGCTTTAAAG ATCCCAAACATAAACCTTTTAATGGCTATGTTTGCCGCTTGCATCGGAGGGACCTTCCAGTATGGATATAACGTCTCTGTTATCAATGCACCGACCAAG TATGTGCAAGATTTCATCAACCAAACTTGGATCGAGCGCTACCAAATTCACGTTTCGTCTGGAGTTCTCACTTTAATGTGGTCAACTATTGTGTCTGTGTTTACCCTTGGAGGGCTAATAGGAGTGTCAGTTGGGGGAACGCTGTCTATAAAGCTGGGaag GAAAGGGACATTGTTGGTCAATAATGTTCTTGCCATGTTGGCTGCCATGACGATGGGTCTGAGTTACCCAACAGGACTATATGAACTACTCATCATCGGACGTCTTCTCATCGGATTAAATGCAG GAATTGGCCTTTGTGTTCAACCTTTGTACTTAGTGGAGATTGCTCCAACATCTATTCGTGGCTTCATGGGAATGGGAACCTCTTTTTTTGTGACGGGCGGGATCCTTACTGGACAAGTCATGGGCCTcaa CGAACTGCTGGGTAGAGAAGAGTACTGGCCCATCCTGCTTTCCACTACATGCATCCCAGCAGTGCTGCAGCTCATATTTCTACCCTGGTTCCCAGAGAGTCCACGCTTCCTGCTCATTGACAGAGGAGATTATGAAGGATGCAGAAAAG CACTTAGGCAGCTCCACAGTGCAGCTGATTTTGATGGTGAAATGGAGGACATGGAGAAGGAAAAGAACAACCTGGACAAGGAAGGACTCAAGGCTAAGAAGCCATGGGAGCTGTTTGCAGACCGAAGCATACGTTGGCAGCTTCTTACTATTGTGCTTCTCAATTCAGCCCAGCAGCTGAACGGAATCAACGCT ATTTACTTCTATGCAGATTATGTGTTTGCACAAGCAGGAATTCCCAATGAAAAAATACCATATGCAACAGTTGGCACTGGTGCCTGTGAATGCATCACTGCTTTGACCTGT GGTTTGCTCATTGAGCAGCTGGGACGCAAAGTGCTGATTACCGGAGGATACACGCTCATGACTATCTGCTGCATTTTGTTCACTCTGACCATTACGTTTCAG GATGTCAGTCCATTGTTTCCTTACCTCAGCATGGCAtgtgtttttgcttttattcTGAGTTTTGGATTAGGGCCAG GTGGCGTGACTAATATTTTGACCATGGAGCTGTTTACGCAAAATGCGCGGCCTGCAGCTTACATGATTGCAGGATCCATGAATTGGATTAGCTTCTTCTTCATCGGCATGGTTTTCCCTTTTATTGTG ATTGGACTGGGGCAGTACTGTTTCCTGGTGTTCATGGCCATCTGCACCCTGGTGGCACTTTATATATTCTTTATCATTCCTGAAACCAAGAACAAAACTTTTCTGGAAATCCAGAATGAGTTTaaatctggggaaaaaaagatgaaGATGGCCCATGGCACAGATGGCTCTGGTATGACGCTGTTGGCAACCTCAATGTGA
- the LOC130912778 gene encoding solute carrier family 2, facilitated glucose transporter member 11-like isoform X2, which translates to MELSEGPPVPSKRRRIPNINLLMAMFAACIGGTFQYGYNVSVINAPTKYVQDFINQTWIERYQIHVSSGVLTLMWSTIVSVFTLGGLIGVSVGGTLSIKLGRKGTLLVNNVLAMLAAMTMGLSYPTGLYELLIIGRLLIGLNAGIGLCVQPLYLVEIAPTSIRGFMGMGTSFFVTGGILTGQVMGLNELLGREEYWPILLSTTCIPAVLQLIFLPWFPESPRFLLIDRGDYEGCRKALRQLHSAADFDGEMEDMEKEKNNLDKEGLKAKKPWELFADRSIRWQLLTIVLLNSAQQLNGINAIYFYADYVFAQAGIPNEKIPYATVGTGACECITALTCGLLIEQLGRKVLITGGYTLMTICCILFTLTITFQDVSPLFPYLSMACVFAFILSFGLGPGGVTNILTMELFTQNARPAAYMIAGSMNWISFFFIGMVFPFIVIGLGQYCFLVFMAICTLVALYIFFIIPETKNKTFLEIQNEFKSGEKKMKMAHGTDGSGMTLLATSM; encoded by the exons ATCCCAAACATAAACCTTTTAATGGCTATGTTTGCCGCTTGCATCGGAGGGACCTTCCAGTATGGATATAACGTCTCTGTTATCAATGCACCGACCAAG TATGTGCAAGATTTCATCAACCAAACTTGGATCGAGCGCTACCAAATTCACGTTTCGTCTGGAGTTCTCACTTTAATGTGGTCAACTATTGTGTCTGTGTTTACCCTTGGAGGGCTAATAGGAGTGTCAGTTGGGGGAACGCTGTCTATAAAGCTGGGaag GAAAGGGACATTGTTGGTCAATAATGTTCTTGCCATGTTGGCTGCCATGACGATGGGTCTGAGTTACCCAACAGGACTATATGAACTACTCATCATCGGACGTCTTCTCATCGGATTAAATGCAG GAATTGGCCTTTGTGTTCAACCTTTGTACTTAGTGGAGATTGCTCCAACATCTATTCGTGGCTTCATGGGAATGGGAACCTCTTTTTTTGTGACGGGCGGGATCCTTACTGGACAAGTCATGGGCCTcaa CGAACTGCTGGGTAGAGAAGAGTACTGGCCCATCCTGCTTTCCACTACATGCATCCCAGCAGTGCTGCAGCTCATATTTCTACCCTGGTTCCCAGAGAGTCCACGCTTCCTGCTCATTGACAGAGGAGATTATGAAGGATGCAGAAAAG CACTTAGGCAGCTCCACAGTGCAGCTGATTTTGATGGTGAAATGGAGGACATGGAGAAGGAAAAGAACAACCTGGACAAGGAAGGACTCAAGGCTAAGAAGCCATGGGAGCTGTTTGCAGACCGAAGCATACGTTGGCAGCTTCTTACTATTGTGCTTCTCAATTCAGCCCAGCAGCTGAACGGAATCAACGCT ATTTACTTCTATGCAGATTATGTGTTTGCACAAGCAGGAATTCCCAATGAAAAAATACCATATGCAACAGTTGGCACTGGTGCCTGTGAATGCATCACTGCTTTGACCTGT GGTTTGCTCATTGAGCAGCTGGGACGCAAAGTGCTGATTACCGGAGGATACACGCTCATGACTATCTGCTGCATTTTGTTCACTCTGACCATTACGTTTCAG GATGTCAGTCCATTGTTTCCTTACCTCAGCATGGCAtgtgtttttgcttttattcTGAGTTTTGGATTAGGGCCAG GTGGCGTGACTAATATTTTGACCATGGAGCTGTTTACGCAAAATGCGCGGCCTGCAGCTTACATGATTGCAGGATCCATGAATTGGATTAGCTTCTTCTTCATCGGCATGGTTTTCCCTTTTATTGTG ATTGGACTGGGGCAGTACTGTTTCCTGGTGTTCATGGCCATCTGCACCCTGGTGGCACTTTATATATTCTTTATCATTCCTGAAACCAAGAACAAAACTTTTCTGGAAATCCAGAATGAGTTTaaatctggggaaaaaaagatgaaGATGGCCCATGGCACAGATGGCTCTGGTATGACGCTGTTGGCAACCTCAATGTGA